In the Flagellimonas sp. HMM57 genome, one interval contains:
- the asnS gene encoding asparagine--tRNA ligase: MNSYSIKELLNKQPIGDTVEINGWVKTFRSNRFIALNDGSTIHNLQCVVDFENFEDILLKQISTGAALKISGTLVESQGRGQSVEIQAADVFVHGTADAETYPIQPKKHSLEFLREKAHLRVRTNTFSAVMRVRSALSFAIHSYFQQNGFYYMHAPIVTGSDAEGAGEMFRVTTLDTKNPPLSDNGEVDYTQDFFGKETNLTVSGQLEAETYAMGLGKVYTFGPTFRAENSNTSRHLAEFWMIEPEMAFYDLDANMDLSEDFIKWTLQYVLDNCLDDLEFLEKRLLDEEKSKPQNERSEMALIEKLKFVVDNNFKRVSYTEAIDILKNSKPNKKKKFQFPVNEWGVDLQSEHERFLVEKHFKCPVILFDYPAKIKAFYMRLNDDKKTVRAMDVLFPGIGEIAGGSQREERLEVLQQKIKELDIDEKELWWYLDLRRFGTAVHSGFGLGLERLVQFSTGMGNIRDVIPYPRTPQNAEF; encoded by the coding sequence ATGAATTCTTATTCAATAAAAGAACTGCTGAACAAGCAACCTATTGGAGATACGGTTGAAATAAACGGATGGGTAAAAACATTTAGAAGTAACCGGTTTATCGCTTTGAACGATGGCTCTACCATACATAATTTACAATGTGTGGTGGATTTTGAAAATTTTGAAGATATCCTGTTAAAGCAGATTTCAACTGGTGCCGCCCTAAAGATTTCAGGAACTCTGGTAGAAAGTCAAGGAAGGGGACAAAGTGTAGAAATTCAGGCTGCCGATGTTTTTGTTCATGGTACAGCAGATGCAGAAACCTATCCCATACAACCAAAAAAACATTCTCTGGAGTTTTTAAGGGAGAAGGCCCATCTTAGGGTACGTACCAATACCTTTTCTGCGGTCATGCGTGTCCGCTCGGCTTTATCATTTGCAATTCATAGCTATTTTCAGCAAAATGGATTTTACTATATGCATGCCCCAATCGTTACGGGTTCCGATGCTGAAGGTGCAGGTGAAATGTTCAGGGTAACTACATTGGATACTAAAAATCCACCATTAAGCGATAATGGTGAAGTAGATTATACCCAAGACTTTTTTGGAAAAGAAACCAATCTTACAGTTTCTGGACAGTTGGAAGCAGAGACCTATGCCATGGGATTAGGAAAGGTATATACCTTTGGCCCTACGTTTAGAGCAGAAAATTCGAATACTTCAAGGCACTTGGCCGAATTTTGGATGATCGAACCAGAAATGGCCTTCTATGATTTGGACGCCAACATGGACTTATCCGAAGATTTTATCAAATGGACATTACAATATGTTTTGGACAATTGCCTAGATGATCTTGAATTCTTGGAAAAACGTCTTTTGGATGAGGAAAAATCCAAACCTCAAAACGAACGGTCAGAAATGGCACTGATAGAAAAACTCAAGTTTGTTGTTGACAATAATTTCAAAAGAGTTTCATATACGGAGGCAATAGATATTCTTAAGAACAGTAAGCCCAACAAAAAGAAAAAATTTCAATTCCCTGTTAACGAATGGGGTGTAGACCTTCAAAGCGAACACGAACGTTTCCTTGTTGAAAAACATTTTAAATGTCCTGTTATCCTTTTTGATTATCCTGCAAAAATAAAAGCATTCTATATGCGGTTGAACGATGATAAAAAAACCGTTCGGGCGATGGATGTACTTTTTCCCGGGATTGGTGAAATAGCTGGCGGATCTCAACGCGAGGAGCGTTTGGAAGTACTTCAACAAAAAATCAAGGAATTGGATATTGATGAGAAAGAACTATGGTGGTATTTGGATCTAAGGCGATTTGGAACAGCTGTCCATAGTGGTTTTGGGCTTGGGCTTGAACGTTTGGTTCAGTTCTCAACCGGGATGGGAAACATTAGAGACGTTATCCCCTACCCTAGAACCCCTCAAAATGCAGAGTTTTAA
- the rpoN gene encoding RNA polymerase factor sigma-54 gives MLKQHLQFKLSQKLSPQQIQLMKLIQLPTQAFEQRLKQELEENPALESGKAENETIDDGYEDTYDDSADNETIAAEEINIDDYLSDDEIPDYRTQTSNYSPDDDEKSIPYASGTSFNQYLLNQLNTIYLNDEEWAIAEFLVGSVDESGYIRRPLTDIMDDLAFTQNIYTEEEQIEAVLKIVQNLDPAGVAARSLEECLIIQLKRKSKSPAIELAISILERSFEQFTKKHYSKLMQKHHITEEELKDAISEIEKLNPKPGGSYAGNTRIIEHIVPDFSIKIVEGELELTLNGRNAPELHVSRDYNNMLEGYKNSKEKSKSQKDTVLFIKQKLDAAKWFIDAIKQRQQTLYVTMSTIMNYQREYFLTGDERKLRPMILKDIADQIHMDVSTVSRVANSKYVDTPYGTKLIKEYFSESMKNEQGEDVSTKEIKKILETVIGEEEKKKPLTDDRLAKILKERGYPIARRTVAKYREQLGIPVARLRKQI, from the coding sequence ATGCTAAAACAACATCTACAGTTTAAGCTTTCCCAGAAACTGTCTCCCCAACAGATTCAGCTCATGAAATTGATCCAATTGCCCACACAGGCTTTTGAACAACGTTTGAAGCAGGAACTGGAGGAAAATCCCGCTCTTGAAAGTGGTAAAGCTGAAAACGAAACTATAGATGACGGGTATGAGGACACCTATGATGATAGTGCGGACAATGAAACCATTGCTGCTGAAGAAATCAATATTGATGATTATTTAAGCGATGACGAAATTCCGGATTATAGGACACAGACAAGTAATTATAGTCCAGATGATGACGAAAAAAGTATTCCCTATGCGTCCGGCACTTCGTTTAACCAATATTTGCTAAATCAACTCAACACCATCTATCTTAATGATGAGGAATGGGCAATTGCTGAATTTTTGGTTGGCAGTGTTGATGAGAGCGGATATATACGAAGACCGTTAACGGATATCATGGATGATTTGGCTTTTACCCAAAACATTTATACGGAAGAAGAACAGATTGAAGCTGTTTTAAAAATAGTACAGAATCTTGATCCTGCCGGTGTTGCAGCAAGATCCTTGGAAGAATGTCTTATTATTCAACTAAAACGAAAAAGCAAAAGCCCCGCCATTGAACTGGCGATTTCGATTCTAGAAAGGTCCTTTGAACAGTTTACCAAAAAACATTATTCCAAGCTGATGCAAAAGCATCATATTACGGAAGAAGAGCTCAAGGATGCAATTTCAGAAATTGAAAAATTAAACCCAAAACCTGGTGGCTCTTACGCGGGAAACACCAGAATAATAGAACATATTGTTCCAGATTTTTCCATTAAAATAGTAGAAGGTGAATTGGAATTGACCTTAAATGGGCGTAATGCTCCCGAACTTCACGTATCTAGGGACTATAACAATATGCTAGAGGGCTATAAAAATTCCAAGGAAAAATCCAAGTCCCAAAAAGATACCGTGCTCTTCATAAAACAAAAATTAGATGCGGCCAAGTGGTTTATAGATGCCATTAAACAAAGACAGCAGACGCTCTATGTGACCATGAGCACTATTATGAACTACCAGCGTGAATATTTCTTAACTGGAGACGAGCGAAAGCTACGCCCTATGATATTAAAAGACATAGCTGACCAGATTCATATGGATGTATCCACTGTTTCTAGAGTTGCGAACAGCAAGTATGTCGACACCCCCTATGGAACGAAACTCATCAAAGAATACTTTTCCGAGTCCATGAAAAATGAACAAGGAGAAGACGTATCCACAAAGGAAATAAAGAAGATACTGGAAACTGTTATTGGAGAAGAAGAAAAGAAAAAGCCTTTAACAGACGATAGGTTAGCGAAGATTCTTAAGGAACGGGGGTATCCTATTGCACGAAGAACTGT